The Kwoniella shivajii chromosome 7, complete sequence genome includes a region encoding these proteins:
- a CDS encoding triose-phosphate isomerase: protein MVARKFFVGGNFKMNGSLTEIETIIERINEAKFDGSTEIVVAPPALYLLKIQEELKAPSQVAAQNSFTEKSGAFTGEISPSQLKDANVHWVILGHSERRSLFGDTDKLVADKVKAAIENGLAVIACVGESLEQREAGETQEIVERQLETIAKEISESEWKDVVIAYEPVWAIGTGKVATKEQAQEVHDQIRKWLAKRVTQSVADQTRIIYGGSVNGKNCADLANAPDIDGFLVGGASLKPEFIDICNSHKA, encoded by the exons ATGGTAGCTAGAAAATTCTTCGTTGG AGGAAACTTCAAAATGAACGGTTCTCTCACTGAGATTGAAACCATCATTGAACGAATCAATGAAGCCAAGTTTGATGGATCAACCG AAATCGTCGTCGCTCCTCCCGCGCTTTACTTGCTCAAAATTcaagaagagttgaaagcTCCTTCTCAAGTCGCTGCTCAAAATTCTTTCACAGAGAAATCAGGTGCTTTCACAGGTGAAATCTCTCCTAGTCAATTGAAAGATGCGAATGTCCATTGGGTAATCCTCGGTCAttctgaaagaagaagtttaTTCGGTGATACCGATAAACTCGTCGCTGATAAA GTCAAGGCCGCTATTGAGAACGGACTAGCAGTAATTGCATGTGTCGGTGAATCACTAGAACAAAGAGAGGCCGGTGAAACCCAAGAAATCGTTGAGCGACAACTTGAAACCATCGCCAAGGAAATCTCCGAATCTGAATGGAA AGACGTTGTCATTGCAT ACGAACCCGTTTGGGCTATCGGTACCGGTAAAGTAGCTACCAAAGAGCAAGCTCAAGAGGTTCATGACCAAATCCGAAAATGGCTCGCTAAGAGAGTAACTCAATCTGTTGCTGATCAAACTCGAATCATCTACGGTGGTAGCGTCAACGGCAAGAACTGTGCTGATCTCG CAAACGCACCTGATATCGATGGTTTCCTCGTCGGTGGAGCTTCCCTCAAACCTGAATTCATCGACATCTGTAACAGTCACAAGGCTTAA